From the Fulvia fulva chromosome 2, complete sequence genome, one window contains:
- a CDS encoding Glycine cleavage system H protein, mitochondrial has product MAAPVAGRAFARSLASSTLTKCSRPQCLKLRAQQSAFRPAIRSFSVSAKVWAKKYTEDHEWVELSADGETATIGISDYAAKAVGDVVYVELPSADLQVAKGESIGAVESVKSASDIMTPISGVIVEANSVLEEKPSTINESPEQDGWLAKIKASNAEELDTLMDADGYRKFTEKADSK; this is encoded by the exons ATGGCAGCTCCTGTGGCCGGCCGTGCCTTCGCTCGCTCTCTCGCTTCGTCGACTCTCACAAAATGCAGCCGCCCACAATGTCTGAAGCTCAGAGCTCAGCAATCGGCGTTTAGACCAGCTATTAGGAGCTTCAGCGTGAGCGCGAAAG TATGGGCGAAGAAGTACACAGAGGACCACGAATGGGTTGAGCTCTCCGCAGACGGCGAGACTG CCACCATTGGTATCTCAGACTACGCCGCGAAAGCCGTCGGCGATGTCGTCTACGTCGAGCTCCCATCAGCAGACCTCCAAGTCGCCAAAGGCGAGTCAATCGGCGCAGTAGAGTCTGTCAAGTCTGCCTCCGACATCATGACCCCAATCAGCGGTGTGATCGTAGAGGCAAACAGCGTACTGGAAGAGAAGCCTAGCACAATCAACGAGAGCCCCGAGCAGGACGGCTGGTTGGCCAAGATCAAGGCCAGCAACGCAGAGGAGCTGGACACACTGATGGATGCAGATGGTTACAGGAAGTTCACGGAGAAGGCAGACTCCAAGTAG
- a CDS encoding Oligopeptide transporter 4 encodes MGESTSVYLLGNPWPTFRAGGRQGTDVSKYLVDVRDDGDPSFTFRSMVLGSLFTALSSVITMLYQFKPVQIQVSAVFLQLLVFVFGEAWARFTPSPDRVPGRWLQTVFRFLNFGQPFGIKEHVVAALIASSGNNGLSGVDIYAVERLFYNKSVTASTAVLATFSISLCGFVLAGVLRPLIVYPAEMVYWSTLPQVILYQKLHLDRKANRDRLAKFGWALALAAIWEFFPAYMVTWFGGLSVFCLASLNAPKKTRTIFTTIFGGASSNEGMGLLNFSLDWQYIQSQYLSYPLKQQINAWIGFAIFYVVMASLYYGNAWNAKTFPFMSTSLYKADGTKFSITSVLNSQGTIDYEKLGEIGLPHLTSSTVWGFITQNLAIGALITHVVIFFGKDMVQAWKQALTRTQPDPHYQAMLKYKEVPMWWYLATFVLCFFAGLIVNLKGDTTLSAWAYIVSLLLGAFIAPFSCILYGLYGTGVSTNQLSKMVAGAVQPGKPLAGLYFASWSHQVILLAVNLANWLKVGQYTKIPPRVMFWTQIYATLLGAAFNYVVMTVIVNAKRTILLDPQGDNVWSGAWMQSLNSQAITWALAKEVYGTAGQYLIVPMGLIIGLAVPVIHWVLLKFIPRLSRWPLNTAIIASNAGQYYYGNTSFVWSTIAVGVFSQVWLRRKRPDIYNKYNYLIGAALDGGSQIVVFVLSFAVFGASGKSHPFPTWWGNPSGNPDHCL; translated from the exons ATGGGTGAGAGCACGTCAGTTTATCTGCTGGGGAACCCATGGCCAACATTTCGAGCTGGAGGAAGGCAAG GCACCGATGTGTCGAAATATCTAGTCGACGTTCGAGACGATGGCGATCCGTCATTCACGTTCCGCTCCATGGTGCTTGGCTCTCTCTTCACCGCGCTGTCAAGCGTCATAACGATGCTGTACCAGTTCAAGCCAGTGCAGATTCAGGTATCAGCTGTGTTTCTGCAGT TGCTGGTCTTCGTCTTCGGCGAGGCCTGGGCGCGCTTCACTCCTTCACCAGACCGGGTACCTGGGAGATGGCTACAAACTGTCTTTCGTTTCCTCAACTTTGGACAGCCATTTGGTATCAAAGAGCACGTTGTCGCCGCGCTCATTGCATCATCCGGGAACAATGGCCTTTCTGGTGTGGACATCTACGCGGTCGAACGACTCTTCTACAACAAGTCTGTCACGGCCTCAACGGCTGTTCTAGCAACATTCTCGATCTCTCTATGTGGGTTTGTGCTGGCTGGAGTCTTGCGTCCCTTGATCGTGTACCCGGCCGAAATGGTCTACTGGTCCACGTTGCCTCAAGTCATTCTTTACCAGAAGCTTCACCTTGACCGAAAGGCTAATCGTGATCGACTGGCCAAGTTTGGTTGGGCACTGGCATTGGCTGCGATCTGGGAGTTCTTCCCTGCTTACATGGTCACCTGGTTCGGAGGCTTGTCTGTGTTCTGTCTGGCTTCATTGAATGCACCCAAGAAGACTCGCACCATCTTCACGACTATCTTCGGCGGCGCTTCTTCGAACGAAGGCATGGGTCTTCTCAACTTCTCGCTGGACTGGCAGTACATCCAAAGCCAGTATCTCAGCTACCCGTTGAAGCAGCAGATCAATGCCTGGATTGGATTCGCCATCTTCTATGTGGTCATGGCTAGCCTATACTATGGCAATGCATGGAACGCCAAGACCTTCCCCTTTATGTCCACCTCGCTATACAAAGCGGACGGCACCAAGTTCTCCATCACATCGGTCCTCAATAGTCAGGGCACcatcgactacgagaagCTCGGCGAAATCGGCTTGCCGCACCTCACTTCGAGTACAGTCTGGGGCTTTATCACCCAAAATCTGGCGATCGGGGCCCTCATCACTCATGTTGTCATCTTCTTCGGCAAAGACATGGTCCAGGCATGGAAACAAGCACTCACCCGGACACAGCCCGACCCGCACTACCAGGCTATGCTCAAGTACAAGGAGGTCCCAATGTGGTGGTATCTCGCAACGTTTGTCCTCTGCTTCTTCGCTGGACTCATTGTGAATCTAAAGGGCGACACAACACTCTCCGCATGGGCATACATAGTCTCTCTGCTGCTGGGTGCGTTCATCGCGCCGTTCTCCTGCATTCTCTACGGTCTGTATGGCACTGGCGTCTCGACTAACCAGCTGTCGAAAATGGTAGCTGGAGCTGTCCAGCCTGGCAAACCCTTGGCTGGGCTGTACTTCGCCAGCTGGTCTCATCAGGTCATTCTGCTTGCTGTGAACTTGGCCAACTGGTTGAAAGTTGGTCAGTACACAAAGATACCACCTCGCGTGATGTTCTGGACGCAGATCTACGCAACGTTACTGGGCGCGGCCTTCAACTACGTCGTGATGACCGTCATAGTCAACGCAAAAAGGACGATTCTGCTAGACCCTCAAGGCGACAATGTCTGGAGCGGTGCCTGGATGCAGAGTCTCAACAGCCAGGCGATAACGTGGGCGCTTGCTAAGGAAGTGTACGGCACCGCTGGGCAATATCTTATCGTCCCAATGGGTCTCATTATTGGACTGGCCGTGCCTGTGATCCACTGGGTACTTCTCAAGTTCATTCCTCGTCTTAGTCGATGGCCTCTGAACACCGCAATCATCGCGTCCAACGCCGGACAGTACTACTATGGAAATACATCGTTCGTGTGGTCCACGATTGCGGTCGGCGTATTCTCACAGGTCTGGCTCAGAAGGAAAAGGCCAGACATCTACAACAAGTACAACTACCTCATCGGCGCTGCCCTGGACGGTGGATCGCAAATTGTCGTCTTCGTGTTGTCTTTTGCAGTCTTCGGAGCCAGTGGGAAGAGCCATCCGTTTCCCACTTGGTGGGGAAATCCCTCTGGCAACCCTGACCATTGTTTGTAG
- a CDS encoding Lactose permease, producing the protein MTMGATKPRSKAIGDELQAVLPNDGRPWYTKAHLIKLNWVILSLMLFSSANGYDGSLMNGLQALDRWNDFMDTPTGAWLGFMGAIYWVGNGICYAMSAWVANKYGRKPGIYLGYIFLVLGVAITAGDRDYYFVLMRFFVGCASAWFSGPVIALINEIAYPPHRGVSNALYNCGWYVGGTIGAFVTFGTRNHESDWSWRIPTYLQILLQIVALPGLIFAPESPRWLVSKDRNEEARRMLEIAHDGVNNPALINYEMIEITATLQAERQAATSASYAEMITTKGNRHRLFISITIGLFSQWVGQGVISYYLPLVLNTVGVTSTRDQTLISACLQVWNLIWSVAAAVLVDVLGRRFLFLSSAAIMLLGYVITTALSGSFEESGNSGTGLAVIPFLFIFFAGYDISLTPLVTAYPCEIWPYRLRSRGLTVMGISVVVGIVFNTFVNPIALDNIGWKYYIVFMVIIVLYGITAFFTYPETRGHSLEQIAHIFDGDDAAAPPPEVIAEETAERGRSVTGSEKVALQHVEKA; encoded by the exons ATGACCATGGGCGCCACCAAACCTCGCTCGAAAGCCATTGGTGATGAATTACAAGCAGTCCTGCCGAACGATGGACGACCGTGGTACACCAAAGCCCATCTCATCAAGTTGAATTGGGTCATCCTGTCCTTGATGCTGTTCT CTTCGGCAAACGGCTATGATGGCAGCTTGATGAACGGTCTGCAAGCACTCGATCGATGGAACGACTTCATGGACACACCGACTGGAGCTTGGCTTGGCTTCATGGGCGCGATTTATTGGGTCGGCAATGGCATATGCTACGCCATGTCGGCCTGGGTGGCTAACAAATACGGACGCAAGCCTGGCATCTACCTCGGATACATCTTCCTCGTTCTCGGCGTTGCTATTACGGCTGGGGACCGGGACTACTATTTCGTCCTTATGCGCTTTTTCGTCGGATGTGCGAGCGCCTGGTTCTCAGGGCCCGTCATCGCCCTGATCAACGAGATCGCATACCCTCCCCATCGTGGCGTTTCGAACGCACTCTACAATTGTGGCTGGTATGTCGGTGGTACGATCGGTGCTTTCGTCACCTTCGGCACACGCAACCATGAAAGCGACTGGTCCTGGCGTATTCCGACCTACTTGCAGATCTTGCTTCAGATCGTCGCACTGCCTGGGCTGATATTCGCACCTGAGAGTCCCCGATGGCTTGTCAGCAAAGACCGCAACGAGGAAGCACGCCGAATGCTGGAGATTGCTCACGATGGTGTCAATAACCCTGCTCTCATCAACTATGAGATGATCGAAATCACGGCGACACTTCAGGCAGAGAGACAGGCTGCGACTAGTGCAAGCTACGCGGAGATGATAACGACAAAAGGCAACCGTCATCGACTATTCATCTCCATCACGATTGGCCTCTTCTCGCAGTGGGTCGGTCAAGGTGTCATTTCGTACTACCTACCGCTCGTCCTGAACACTGTCGGCGTCACAAGTACAAGAGATCAGACGCTCATCTCAGCGTGCCTCCAAGTCTGGAACCTGATCTGGTCCGTCGCAGCAGCTGTTCTGGTCGATGTGCTCGGACGACGATTCTTGTTCTTGTCCTCGGCTGCGATCATGCTGCTAGGCTATGTCATCACAACGGCACTGAGTGGCTCCTTTGAAGAAAGCGGAAACTCTGGCACTGGACTTGCTGTTATCCCATTCTTGTTCATCTTCTTCGCTGGATATGATATCTCACT CACACCCCTGGTAACAGCCTACCCCTGCGAAATCTGGCCCTACCGCCTCCGCTCCCGCGGCCTGACCGTCATGGGAATCTCTGTCGTGGTCGGCATTGTCTTCAACACCTTCGTGAATCCCATTGCCCTCGACAACATCGGCTGGAAGTACTACATCGTCTTCATGGTCATCATCGTGCTGTATGGTATTACGGCGTTCTTCACGTATCCAGAGACGAGAGGACACTCGCTCGAGCAGATTGCGCATATCTTTGATGGCGATGATGCAGCTGCACCTCCGCCCGAAGTTATTGCGGAAGAGACGGCGGAGAGGGGTAGGAGTGTTACGGGGAGTGAGAAGGTTGCGTTGCAGCATGTTGAGAAAGCGTGA
- a CDS encoding 1,3-beta-glucanosyltransferase, translated as MAASQGCTPITVHGRQFKQGDARFVVRGVVYQVANKDDPIADDCLSGLQEDIKLFIELGLNTIYVYTIDPNKAHGRAMKLLEDAGIYVVAGIKTPKYCINRLPPLSSYTSEHLQHWFSVIDTMAVFNNTLGLFSGNSVINSNQNKNGKSTLTGASAPVLKAVARDLKRYMALKHSKTGLRVLPLGYAASMMPENTTVLRYLASGSVAERLDFWACCNYSWISPSSLEASEYGAMIEQYSRRDVPNTPVFFSEYGGRHQGQARPFDDTTAIYSPPMLYRFSGGCVYEFFQSVNEYGLVEFCSSEHVATEALRRATEERRKDVVETRSRTGGEIMVYRDFVNLMERLAAAAQDVADAPAVGEVGELGSTSVAGASDPPTAHTAWPWEPEHAEPKSCVDWAAVEESIGGLADG; from the exons ATGGCAGCTTCGCAGGGCTGTACGCCCATCACCGTCCACGGTCGCCAATTCAAGCAGGGCGACGCCCGC TTCGTCGTGCGCGGCGTCGTCTATCAGGTGGCGAATAAAGACGATCCCATCGCCGACGATTGTCTCTCAGGCCTACAAGAGGATATCAAGCTCTTCATCGAGCTAGGACTGAACACCATTTATGTTT ATACGATCGATCCGAACAAAGCACACGGCCGCGCTATGAAGTTGTTAGAAGACGCAGGTATTTACGTTGTCGCC GGCATAAAAACACCCAAATACTGCATTAATCGCTTGCCGCCTCTGTCCTCATACACATCCGAGCATCTGCAGCACTGGTTCAGCGTCATCGACACCATGGCAGTGTTCAACAACACGCTAGGTCTCTTCAGCGGCAATTCTGTCATCAATAGCAACCAGAACAAGAACGGCAAGTCAACTCTTACCGGCGCCTCTGCACCTGTTCTCAAAGCAGTGGCGAGAGATCTGAAACGCTATATGGCGCTCAAGCATAGCAAGACTGGTTTGAGGGTTCTACCGCTTGGATATGCTGCGAGCATGATGCCGGAGAATACCACGGTATTGCGATACCTAGCTTCAGGCTCGGTGGCTGAACGACTGGACTTTTGGGCA TGCTGTAATTACTCCTGGATATCGCCGTCCTCTCTCGAGGCTTCAGAGTACGGAGCGATG ATCGAACAGTACAGTCGGAGAGATGTCCCAAATACTCCAGTTTTCTTCTCGGAATATGGTGGCCGGCATCAGGGACAGGCCCGACCGTTCGACGATACCACGGCGATCTACTCTCCGCCCATGCTTTATCGCTTCTCCGGCGGCTGCGTGTACGAGTTCTTCCAGTCAGTCAATGAATATGGACTTGTTGAATTCTGCTCATCCGAACATGTTGCCACCGAGGCCCTCCGTCGCGCAACGGAAGAACGGCGAAAAGACGTCGTCGAGACTCGTTCGAGAACTGGTGGCGAGATCATGGTGTACCGAGATTTCGTGAACTTGATGGAGAGGCTAGCGGCAGCCGCGCAGGATGTCGCTGATGCTCCCGCTGTAGGGGAAGTAGGTGAGCTGGGCAGTACGTCAGTTGCCGGAGCGTCTGATCCTCCGACAGCCCATACAGCCTGGCCTTGGGAGCCTGAGCACGCCGAGCCGAAAAGCTGCGTCGACTGGGCTGCTGTCGAGGAATCCATAGGCGGTCTGGCAGATGGTTAG
- a CDS encoding 26S proteasome regulatory subunit rpn-8, whose product MPATTAETLSIVNRNVSVAPLVLLSAADHYGRSAKGTRKRVVGVLLGQNDGKSVRVSNSFAVPFEEDEKDPSVWFLDHNYVESMNDMFKKVNAREKLIGWYHSGPKLRASDLEINELFKRYTPNPLLVIIDVQPKDVGVPTDAYFAVEEIKDDGTTTSKTFVHTPSIIEAEEAEEIGVEHLLRDIRDVAVGTLSTRITSQLESLQGLHLRLQDIGKYLQKVLVGDLPVNHAILGNLQDVFNLLPNLSTPKANSKELAQLNGIVNGAVGVSGGPTENSELARAMSIKTNDQLMSIYLSSLIRAITAFHDLIENKIQNKRQQEDEDAKKEEDKKDKEIKKEEKLMTNGTSEKTDKEAKEEPKKDEKGKKK is encoded by the exons ATGCCAGCCACAACAGCGGAAACGCTGAGCATCGTCAACCGCAACGTCTCGGTAGCGCCTCTCGTCCTTCTATCGGCAGCAGATCACTACGGCCGGTCAGCAAAGGGCACGCGGAAGCGAGTGGTGGGTGTGCTACTTGGACAGAATGATGGCAAGAGCGTGAGGGTGTCAAACAGTTTCGCAG TCCCGTTCGAGGAGGATGAGAAGGATCCGTCAGTATGGTTCCTGGATCACAACTACGTCGAGTCCATGAACGACATGTTCAAGAAGGTCAACGCGCGGGAAAAGCTGATCGGCTGGTATCACTCTGGCCCAAAGCTAAGAGCAAGCGATCTCGAGATCAACGAGCTGTTCAAGAGATACACACCCAACCCACTTCTGGTCATTATCGATGTCCAGCCGAAGGACGTTGGCGTGCCGACAGATGCGTACTTCGCCGTGGAGGAGATCAAAGAT GACGGCACAACCACATCCAAGACCTTCGTACACACACCTTCCATCATCGAAGCTGAGGAGGCCGAAGAGATCGGTGTCGAGCACCTTCTACGAGACATCCGCGATGTCGCAGTTGGCACACTCAGCACGCGCATAACATCACAGCTCGAATCGTTACAAGGACTACACCTGAGATTGCAGGACATCGGCAAGTACCTTCAGAAAGTCCTCGTTGGCGACCTCCCTGTCAACCATGCAATTCTTGGCAACCTCCAAGACGTCTTCAACCTCCTCCCGAACCTTTCCACACCGAAGGCGAACTCCAAGGAGCTCGCACAGCTCAACGGCATTGTGAATGGCGCAGTCGGCGTGTCAGGAGGCCCTACCGAGAACAGCGAGCTCGCGCGGGCGATGTCTATCAAGACCAACGATCAGCTCATGTCCATCTACCTCTCCAGCTTAATACGAGCCATCACTGCTTTCCACGACCTGATCGAGAACAAGATTCAGAATAAGAGGCAGCAGGAAGATGAGGATGCGAAGAAGGAAGAGGATAAGAAGGACAAGGAGATCAAGAAGGAGGAGAAGCTCATGACGAATGGTACATCCGAGAAGACAGACAAGGAAGCCAAGGAGGAGCCCAAGAAGGATGAGAAGGGTAAGAAGAAGTGA
- a CDS encoding UV radiation resistance-associated protein, with the protein MAQSTSHSSSLNRAEETWLLPSNRQLRNLVSISLRNISLAHASPSRNRNKAIDDDALPQALKSPAKLVALREQKALGHSRSSTDLRAVLEDDVADSPPAEAVTNGSPVPSKQKERPQRAASGTPRRPDFKRLRRRSTIEWANATPQKRQERLENVTKERMVDVFFSIHIKGVEEPVYASETIEKTMNPSFRHIDWLTCGPGVTRQQVLALRVWVKGAKTGLWLQLLQLNIELSSLRYLGKSLDDLDRALPQNAVLFHMIDGVYTSFTDSLSEYVPAGHGSLRHNKTAGTQRTSPSSSFDALLRLSKLDDSIQDALATRDQLANDLELLLQENKQALCERDEVAEAEDRLKTIEFAKKTVEKQLEKAQKQQEEKRQSLSSRRKLMDTDSASRGAVLTRMQQERSDLPISREEHNVKRRAVQNQRRRICEDIQGCYPIEPVSGKPLAFSIRELHLPNAEDLDSEPPEVISAALGHVAHVLQLLAFYLKQALPYPVTPRGSSSTVYDPISLLQHNSRSTSANAEQTLRTYPLFSKSVPRFRFEYAVFLLNQDIRVLLESAYNLRVLDIRQTLPNLKYLLFVATAGEGELPARKAGGVRGLMRVPAMERTGSQDSTASGMSGLTLIGNGKPRGAADRLREISGRGKNAVTA; encoded by the exons ATGGCGCAATCAACATCTCATTCCTCGAGCTTGAACCGGGCTGAAGAGACATGGCTCCTCCCTTCGAATCGCCAGCTCCGCAACCTGGTGTCCATATCACTAAGGAACATATCTCTGGCCCATGCATCACCCTCGCGCAACAGAAACAAGGCTATCGATGACGATGCACTGCCGCAGGCCCTCAAGTCGCCCGCCAAACTTGTTGCCTTGCGAGAGCAGAAGGCATTGGGACATTCGCGAAGTTCGACCGATCTGCGTGCCGTGCTAGAAGATGATGTGGCGGACTCTCCTCCAGCGGAAGCCGTGACAAATGGAAGCCCTGTACCAAGCAAGCAGAAAGAGAGGCCGCAGCGTGCAGCTTCGGGCACTCCGAGACGCCCGGACTTCAAAAGGTTGCGAAGACGAAGCACGATCGAGTGGGCAAATGCTACACCGCAGAAGAGGCAGGAGAGGCTGGAAAATGTGACGAAGGAGAGAATGGTAGACGTGTTCTTTAGTATACACATCAAGGGCGTTGAAG AGCCTGTATACGCTTCGGAAACCATCGAAAAGACCATGAATCCTTCTTTTCGCCATATTGATTGGCTTACTTGTGGGCCTGGCGTCACTCGACAGCAAGTGCTTGCGCTTCGTGTCTGGGTCAAAGGAGCAAAGACAGGGTTGTGGCTGCAGCTTCTGCAGCTGAATATTGAGCTCAGCAGCCTGCGGTATCTGGGTAAAAGT CTTGATGATCTTGATCGGGCATTACCACAGAATGCCGTCTTGTTCCACATGATCGATGGCGTATACACATCCTTCACCGACTCGCTGTCTGAATATGTCCCTGCTGGCCATGGCTCACTGCGACACAATAAAACGGCTGGGACCCAACGGACATCACCCAGTTCGTCCTTCGATGCTCTGCTCCGGCTGTCGAAGCTAGATGATAGCATACAGGATGCTTTGGCCACCCGCGATCAGCTGGCGAATGACCTGGAACTTTTGCTACAGGAAAACAAACAGGCCCTCTGCGAGCGCGACGAAGTCGCCGAAGCCGAGGATCGGCTGAAGACCATCGAATTTGCGAAGAAGACGGTCGAGAAACAGCTTGAGAAGGCACAAAAGCAGCAAGAAGAGAAGCGGCAGTCCCTGTCTTCACGACGCAAGCTCATGGACACAGATTCGGCGTCCCGCGGGGCAGTCTTGACGAGGATGCAGCAAGAAAGAAGTGACCTGCCGATCTCGCGAGAAGAGCACAATGTGAAGCGCAGAGCTGTTCAAAACCAGCGTCGCCGAATATGCGAGGACATCCAAGGTTGCTATCCCATTGAGCCTGTGTCTGGCAAACCACTGGCTTTCAGCATTCGGGAGCTACACCTTCCTAATGCCGAAGACTTGGACTCCGAGCCACCCGAAGTGATTTCTGCAGCGCTCGGTCATGTGGCTCATGTGCTCCAGCTGCTTGCTTTTTACCTGAAGCAAGCACTACCATATCCGGTCACGCCACGTGGGAGTAGCAGTACAGTCTACGATCCTATCAGTCTCCTGCAGCACAATAGCCGCTCTACATCCGCAAATGCTGAGCAGACCTTGCGCACATACCCCCTCTTCAGCAAAAGCGTACCACGATTCCGCTTTGAGTATGCAGTCTTTCTGCTGAACCAAGACATTCGAGTTCTGCTTGAAAGTGCTTACAATCTCAGAGTGCTGGACATTCGACAGACACTACCAAATCTCAAGTATCTGCTCTTCGTGGCCACAGCAGGCGAAGGGGAGCTACCCGCTCGGAAAGCTGGCGGGGTTCGAGGCCTTATGCGAGTTCCTGCTATGGAGCGAACTGGCAGCCAGGACTCGACTGCTAGTGGTATGTCGGGTTTGACTCTCATTGGCAACGGTAAGCCAAGAGGAGCTGCCGACAGACTGCGAGAAATCAGCGGGAGAGGGAAGAACGCTGTCACGGCGTGA
- a CDS encoding Pre-mRNA-splicing factor 18, whose amino-acid sequence MDFASLMKSQISSGPKKEEGTKKYLKRSEVEAQRQADYQRDQEELEKARLKRIEKKRKRDEEEAERNAAREEKRKRLAEESKRVQEEEADAEERARRKRLGLPDLPPKQIESGDSTTLKNGEEDISEEDLLVKLSDMSEPRYLFGEDHLQRLRRYRKLMAKALAPKPSDGPIPTIVPLVPEAEMKVPENVPKDLEARKFLLRQIASYFDMLLSEWQTALARRSKEVKESMTGKQAFNSFAAARDNLRPLFKKLEAEHKEQKPNAKETDGIPNSLLTPVLEIVHLAQLKRYVNANDAYLRLSIGKAAWPIGVTMVGIHERSAREKLHGENTQAHILSDETTRKMLQGIKRCLSFAQTRWPPDDIGQLMG is encoded by the coding sequence ATGGACTTTGCCAGCTTGATGAAATCGCAGATCTCCTCTGGACCCAAGAAGGAAGAAGGCACCAAGAAATACCTCAAGCGATCAGAAGTGGAAGCACAGCGACAGGCCGACTACCAGCGAGACCAAGAAGAGCTGGAGAAGGCGAGGCTAAAGCGGATAGAGAAGAAGCGGAAGCGAGATGAAGAAGAGGCAGAGAGGAATGCGGCTCGAGAAGAGAAGCGGAAGCGGCTAGCGGAAGAGAGCAAGCGAGTGCAGGAGGAAGAAGCAGACGCAGAAGAGAGAGCACGAAGAAAGAGGTTAGGATTGCCAGATCTGCCTCCAAAGCAGATCGAAAGCGGGGACAGCACCACTCTGAAGAATGGTGAAGAAGACATATCAGAAGAGGATCTCCTCGTGAAGCTCTCAGACATGAGCGAACCACGCTACCTGTTCGGCGAAGACCACCTCCAACGACTACGACGATACCGGAAACTCATGGCAAAAGCCCTCGCACCAAAACCCAGCGACGGACCCATACCGACCATCGTCCCACTAGTACCCGAAGCCGAGATGAAGGTGCCCGAGAACGTCCCCAAAGACCTCGAGGCACGAAAATTCCTCCTCCGCCAGATCGCCAGCTATTTCGACATGCTCTTATCAGAATGGCAGACTGCCCTCGCACGGCGAAGCAAAGAAGTCAAAGAATCCATGACCGGAAAACAAGCCTTCAACTCCTTCGCCGCAGCTCGTGATAATCTCCGACCCCTCTTCAAGAAGCTGGAGGCGGAGCACAAAGAACAGAAGCCAAATGCCAAGGAGACCGACGGGATCCCGAATAGCTTGCTCACGCCAGTCCTGGAGATTGTGCACCTCGCACAATTGAAGCGGTACGTCAATGCCAATGATGCGTATCTCCGGCTGTCCATTGGTAAGGCGGCTTGGCCTATTGGTGTGACTATGGTGGGTATTCACGAGCGTAGTGCCAGAGAGAAGTTGCATGGTGAGAATACGCAGGCGCATATCTTGTCTGATGAAACGACGAGGAAGATGCTGCAGGGTATCAAGAGGTGTCTCAGCTTTGCGCAGACGAGGTGGCCTCCTGATGATATTGGGCAGTTGATGGGATGA
- a CDS encoding 37S ribosomal protein MRP17, mitochondrial, with protein sequence MLYELIGVVRPGRSINEIKEITRTTGNIVLSAGGVVRGITNWGTFTLPKPARKQGATYKDGHYFILRFDSSAKTQHAVRRTLGLDPRMIRYSVVQLGSKLDEIKDIAGKANWGGVVGGRD encoded by the exons ATGCTGTATGAACTAATAGGCGTG GTCCGCCCCGGCCGCAGCATCAACGAGATCAAAGA AATCACCCGCACAACCGGCAACATCGTCCTCTCAGCCGGCGGCGTAGTACGAGGCATCACGAACTGGGGCACATTCACACTTCCCAAGCCTGCGCGGAAACAGGGCGCAACATACAAAGATGGACACTACTTCATCCTGAGATTCGATTCGAGCGCGAAGACACAGCATGCCGTGCGGAGGACCTTAGGACTGGATCCACGGATGATCAGATATAGTGTGGTACAGCTGGGCAGTAAGCTGGATGAGATCAAGGATATTGCGGGTAAGGCGAATTGGGGTGGTGTTGTTGGCGGGAGGGATTGA